TTGGCGACAGAAATCCTCAAGCAATATGAGCAAGAAGCAGCGATCGCCACTGACTTAGCGATCGATAATCAGGATGATAAAGCAGTCTATGGTTCGGCCTGTGCTAGTCAGGTCAGGGATCTACTGGCTCAATATTTTTCCCAGTATTTTGGTGCTGCGATCCAGGCGGATGTGCTGTTGACGTTGCCCCAGCTAGATAATCCTTATTTAGTGGATTTTGTCTATGGCGATCGTGAGCATAATTTATATATTGCGATCGTGATTGATGTACCCTACGACCTCAAGACTAAAACGGCGCTAAATTACGTCGATGCATGGCAAGATCGCCTCACCAGTCAAGCCCTGCATGAGAATGGCTGGATCTTACTCAAATTTGCTGAAGAGCAAGTGTGGCGATTGCCCAAAAGTTGCTGCCGTGAATTGGCCAAACTAGTAGCGACTGTTAGTTGTAAGCCAGAGATCATGGCTGAATTCCGTCAGGTGGGTGAGCTACCCAGGCTCAAGCAATGGAGTAAAAAACGGGTGGAGCAATTAGCGACTAATGGCTATCGGGAAAAGTATTTGTCGGCGATCGCTAAAAAGAATTCCAGTCAAAATCCTTAACTACCCTAACTACCATTTAAGCAGCCAGAAAGAATTAAACATCTAGCATCTGCAGAAGTGGCGAGTGGTTGGCAATTCTTCAGTTTAAGAGCAGCTTTTTTCGATAAAATATTCTAGTGCTGATCCTGGCCGGAGCTAAATCCGATCGCATCCTCTAACCATCATCCAAGAAAAAAGTTATGACAGTAAGGGTTGAGCAAAACCAGTATAAAACCTACGTAGTCACTGACCCCAAGACGCGATCGCAGATTAAAGTAGTGCCAGAGCGCGGCGGTATTATTCGCGCTTGGCAAGTAGATGGCAAAGATATTCTTTATCTCGATCAAGAACGTTTCGCCGACCCAACTAAAAGCATCCGGGGCGGGATTCCAGTGCTATTCCCGATTTGTGGCAACCTGCCCGAAGACTTGTATGTGTATTCTGGCCATGAATATACCCTGAAGCAGCATGGGTTTGCCCGCGATCTGCCCTGGCAGGTAATTGGTCAAGCTTCCGAAGAAACCGACACCGCTTGCATTGTCCTGGAGCTAAGCAGTGATGACCAAACCCTGGCCGCCTATCCATTTGAGTTTCGGTTAGTGCATACCTATGTGGTAGATGGTAATCGCCTTACGATCAAGCAGAGCCTGACCAATCTTTCGCGGGAATCGATGCCTTTTTCCAGTGGTTTTCATCCCTACTTTGCGATCGCCGACAAGCACAAACTCAAGCTCGATCTTCCTGCTAATCAATTCTGGGATCATCTTACCGAAGCTGATTATGACTATGATGGCAGCCTGGATTTTGAAGCGGCAGAAATTGATATTGCCTTTAAGGAATTATTTGGCGGCTCGGCCAGTGCCTTCGATCACGATCGGCAGATCAAGATCAACCTCAGCTACGATACCTGTTACTCAACGCTGGTGTTTTGGACAGTGAAAGGGAAAGATTATTTTTGTTTGGAACCCTGGACTGCGCCACGCAACGCGCTTAATTCCGGCGAGAGTATTATTTCCCTCGAACCCGGCGATACGCAGGAGATGTCGATCGAATTAGCGGTAGAATTTCTCAGCGGCTAATTAAAGCTTGGGTATTACTTATAGCTAGCAGTAATGATTCTCAGATTCTCAGCAAAGGACGCTTCAGGCAGTCTCGATTCTGTAGCCAAATGTCATTACATAACATGTGCAGGGATACCAAAACCTATTGACTATAACTAAACTCTTTCAAAATCGGATCAGGATTCCCACCGCGAATATGCTCAGTTAGGAGCTTGGCCGTGATCGGTGCCAGCAAAATGCCATTGCGATAGTGACCAGTAGCCAAAGATAAATTTTCATAATTACTTGCACCCAATAGTGGCATTTCCTTGGGCGCATAGGGACGAAACCCCCACCAGGTTTCTTGAATAGTCATGTTGGCGATCGCTGGATATAGGGCGATTGCGTTGGTTAATAAGGTCTGGATGCCGATCGCGGTATTGCCAGGGGCAAAGCCCACCTGCTCAACCGTTGCCCCCAAAATAATCGTGCCATCCAGGCGCGGCACAATATAAATCCCTGGCGCAAAAATAACCCGATGAAGACTGCGATCGGGATCAAAAACCGACAGCATTTGCCCTTTGTGGGGTGAAACTGGCAGCGGCATCAACTCCCTCGTCCAGGCTCCAGTTGCCACCAGGTAATGTCC
The sequence above is a segment of the Pseudanabaena sp. PCC 7367 genome. Coding sequences within it:
- a CDS encoding aldose epimerase family protein; its protein translation is MTVRVEQNQYKTYVVTDPKTRSQIKVVPERGGIIRAWQVDGKDILYLDQERFADPTKSIRGGIPVLFPICGNLPEDLYVYSGHEYTLKQHGFARDLPWQVIGQASEETDTACIVLELSSDDQTLAAYPFEFRLVHTYVVDGNRLTIKQSLTNLSRESMPFSSGFHPYFAIADKHKLKLDLPANQFWDHLTEADYDYDGSLDFEAAEIDIAFKELFGGSASAFDHDRQIKINLSYDTCYSTLVFWTVKGKDYFCLEPWTAPRNALNSGESIISLEPGDTQEMSIELAVEFLSG